CTGTCCGGCGAGCTGGACGACGCGCCGGGCCTGGCCGGGCGCAGTCCGCAGGATTTCATGCACACCGTGCCGGCCTCGGTCGAGGCGCTGCAGGACATGAAGCAGGTCGAGGCCATGGTGCAGCGGCTCAGCAAGCGGCCGCGCGAGCCGGGCGGCGCGGCCGGCCCGAACGGCCGGCGGCGCCCGCCACTCGACGGCAAGCAGTTGGGCAAGCAGGTCGGCGAGGAAGTGGCCCGCATGATGCTGGACAAGCTGATGGAGGACGAGCGGCTGCTGCCGAGCGTGCGCGACCTGCTGCAGGCGCTGGAACCTGTGCTGCTGCACCTGACCAAGGCCGACGCCCGTTTCTTCAGCGACCGCCAGCACCCGGCCCGGCGCTTCCTTGACCGCGTGACGCACCGCAGCCTGGCCTATGCCACGGAGCGCGACGAGGGTTTTCGCCGGTTCCTCCAGTCGATGGAGGACGCGGTCGTCAGCATCAGCGAGCAGCCCGAAGGGCAGGCGTCGGTCACGTTCGCCCATGCCCTGCAGCAGCTGGAGGCGCAATGGGCCCGCCAGGACAAGGCGCAGCACCAGCGCCAGGAAGAGGCGGCGCGCGCCCTGATGCATGCGGAGCAGCGCAACCTGCTGGCCCAGCGGCTGGCCGGCGAATTCCGCGAGCGCACGCACGACAAGGAGGTGCCGGCCTTCGTGGTCGACTTCCTGTGCGGCCCGTGGGCCCAGGTGGTGGCCGAATCGCAACTGAGCTGCACCGACGGCCGCAATGATCCCGAAGGCTTCATGGCGCTGGTGGAGGAACTGCTCTGGAGCGTGCAGCCGCGCCTGGTCCGGCGTCAGCGCAGCCGGCTGGTCGGGCTGATCCCGGCGCTGCTGGCCGGGCTGCGCCAGGGCCTGCAGCGCATCGGCTACCCGGCCGAGCGGATCACCCCGTTGTTCGACCAACTGATCGCCCTGCACGAGGCTCTGCTGCAGGAGGACGCGCCGGCGGCCAGTGCCCAGCCGGCCCCGGTGCCGGAGGAGGCCGTGTGGCTGGCCGAGCGCGAGGCCAGCGAGTCCGGCTACCTGGCGGCCGATTCGGTGATGCCGGTGGAGCCGCCCGCAGTGGCGCCCGAGGCGGCGGACGAGATCGCGCCGGCCCCTGCGGCGGCCGGCGAGCTGTCCATCGGAGCCTGGATCGAGCTGATGCTCGAAGGGCAGTGGGTGCGCGCCCAATTGAGCTGGGCCAGCCCGCACCGCACCCTGTTCATGTTCATCTCGCGCGGCGGACTGGCGCATTCCATGTCGCGGCGCACCATGGAGCGCCTGCGCGCGCAGGGGCTGATGCGCGTCGTGGCCGACGAGCACGTGGTCGACCATGCGCTCGACGCCGTGGCCCAGGCCGCCTTGCGCAACACCCTCGACAAAACCTGACCCCAGTCCGGAGCCCTGTTCCATGGCGATACAAGATCCCCATCAGATGCAGCAGCATGCGGCCCTGTACGAGTCGTGCGTCAGCGAGGCGGCCCGCCGCGGCAAGCCCCTGATGCACAAGCTGGTTGACAGCACGCGCCTGGCGTTGCACCAGCGCACGGGCCGGGTGAGCGACCCGCACGAGCTCAGCCCCGTGATGGAGTCGCTGCGGCTGCTCAACAAGCACGAAGCCATGCTGGTCGAGCGCTATCCCGAGGCACTGAAGGCGGCGTTCGCCGAAGCCGTGTCGAGCGGCGCCGCCAGGCCGGCGCACACCGAGGCCCCGAGCTTCGACGAGCTGGAGCTGATGGACGAAGCGCAGGTCCAGGAAAGCGTGGAACTGGCCCGGGCCCAGCAGCTGGCGCTGCTGGCCTCGGACGCACAGCTGACCGAACTCAATGCCCTGATCTGCGCGGCGCAGGGCCTCAAGACCGTGCAGCCCGACCGCAATCCGCTGCGCCCGGACGTCTACGTGCGCACGCTGCTGGCCGTGCTGAAGCAGACCGAGGTGGCGGCATCGGTGCGCCTGCGCTGGATGCAGTACATGGGCGAGACCCTGGGGCAGGAGCTGGCCGACACCTATTCCGAACTGTCGATCCAGCTGCGCTCGCACCGCGTCGTGGCGGCGGCCTACACCGTCACGCAGACGGCGCCGCCTGGCAGCCCGGCCGCGAGCCGCCCGCCGGCCGCCGCGCGCAGCCGCGACGACGTGCTGCTGACGGTGGACCAGCTGCGCCGCCTGCTGGCGGGCGAACTGGACGGTGCCCAGGAGCCATTTGCAGCCCAGTTCGCGCGCGAATTCGAAGGCGCGGGCCGCGAGGCCGCCGTGCGCCCCGAATTCAGCCCCACCGTGCCGGCGGCCTTCGAGGCCCTGCAGGAAATGAAGCAGGTCGAGACCGTCATGCAGCGCCTGGCCGTCCGCAACAAGGCGGCCGAGCCGGCCCGCGTTCCGGGCACCGCATCGGCCGCCGCTCCGAGCCTGGGGCAGAGCCTGGGCCAGGAGGTGGTCAACCTGATGGTGGACAACATCGCCCACGACCCGCGCCTGCTGGCCCCGGTGCAGCAGGTGGTGCGCAGCCTGGAGCCGGCGCTGCTGAAGCTGGCCTTGATCGACCCGCGTTTCTTCAGCGACAAGCGCCATCCGGCCCGGCACCTGCTCGAGCAGGTGACGCAGCGCAGCCTGGCGTGGGGCCGCGTCGATGCGCCTGGTTTCAGCGCCTTCATGGAGCCCCTGCTGCAGGCGGTCGATGCGCTGGTGGAGATGCCGATCGGCGGCGCCGAGCCGTTCTCGTTCGCGCTGAAATCGCTCGAGGAAGCCTGGGACGAACAGCAAGGGCACGAGCGCCGGCAGCGCGACAAGGCGATGCAGGCGCTCATGCAGGCGGAGCAGCGCAACCTGCTGGCGGAAAAGCTGGCCGCCGAGCTGCGCAACCGGCCCGACCTGCTGCAGGCGCCGGCGCCGATGGCCGCCTTCCTGTGCGGGCCCTGGACCCAGGTGATGGCCCAGGCCAAGCTGGCGGATGCGGGCGCCTCCGCCGATCCCGGCGGCTATGCCGGCATCATCAACGACCTGCTGTGGAGCGCGCAGCCCCAGTTGGCGCACCAGCACCTGGCCCGGCTGACCCGGCTGATCCCGCCGCTGCTGGACAAGCTGCGCGAAGGCCTGCGCAGCATCGACTACCCGCGCCCGCTGACCCACGCCTTCTTCGAGACCCTGATGGCGCTGCACCAGCAGGCCCTGAAACCCACCGCGACCCCGGCCGCGCCGCCTGCCGCCGCGTCCACGCGCGAGGAACTCGAAGCCCGCTTCAGCCGCACGGACGGCGCGATCCCCTGGATCGCGCCCACCGAGGCGCAGCACTCGGGCTTCATGGACACCGAGGAACCTCCCAGCACCCGGCCGCCGTTCGCGGCCACGCAGCCCGCCTTCACGGCCGCGCTGCTTCAGCCCGCGCCGGCCAGCCGCGCCGCCGGCATCCCCCTGGGCGCCTGGGTGGAACTGCTCGTGCAGGACCGCTGGGTCCGTACCCAGCTGACCTGGGCCAGCCCGCACGGCACGCTGTTCATGTTCACCAGCGTCGACGGCGGCACCCATTCCATGACGCGCCGCTCGCTCGACACGCTGCTGGCCGAGGGCCGCCTTCAGGTGGTGTCGGGGCAGGCCGTGGTGGACGGCGCGCTCGATGCCGTGGCGCAGACCGCCATGCGCAACAGCCTGGACGTCATGCTCTGAGCAGCTTCTTGCGCACCAGGTGGATGTTGTTGCGCAGGGCGTACAGCTCGTCGGCGTAGGACAGCGGCACATTGATGTGGCCGGCCCGGCTTTCCAGGTTGTTCAGCTCCCTGAGCAGGTCCTGCGGGTCGCCGGTTCCGGCTTCGAGCCGGTGCTCGATGTCGCGCAGCTGCGCGTACCAGCGGAACACCCGCGAGCGGATGCGGAACTGGTACAGCGGCGGCACGATGCGGCTCAGCGGCAGCAGCACCGCGATGATGATGCCCAGCACCAGCCACATGCGCTCCACCAGGTTGGCCAGCCAGAACGGCAGGTAGCGCTGCAGCAGCGGCGGCCCGTTGCGCAGCGCGCGGTCGGCCTCGGGTGACAGCGGGAACTCACCCTGGCCGGCCTTGGGAAATTCATGCGCGCGGTTGAACCAGCCGGCGCCGCCGTGCAGGTTGATCGCCGCCTGCGAGAACAGCTGCAGCAGCGCGGGGTGCGTGCCGTCGCGGGCCAGCAGCGTGGTGGTGGAGGCCACCAGACGCACGTTCTGCGGCGGCACGTCGGCCGCCAGGTCGACCACGCCGCGCGGCAGCACCACCGGCGTGAGGAAGGCAAAGCGGCGCGAATAGGCCTCGCTCTGCGGAAAGTCCATGAGCCGCACACCCGGCGTCTGCAGCAGCATCTGCACCATCAGCGCCTCGGGCGCCGAGGCGAACACGATGGCGTCGAGCTCGCCGCCGAGGAAGGCCACGGTGGCCGGGGTCTGCTCGAGCTGGCTCAGCGTGATGTTTTTGGCATCGATCCGGTTGACCTCCAGCAGCTTGGCCATCAGGCTCGGCACGCCGCTGCCCGGCGTGCCTACGTTCAGGCGCAGGCCTTGCAGCTGCGTCAGCGAGGCCAGCCCCGCATCGCTGCCGGTGGCCTTGCGCGCCGCGTCCTCGCGGTAGAACAGCCAGACCGGCTCCAGGAACAGGCTGCCCAGCGATTCGAGGGTGTTCTCGTCGTCGGCCTGCACGTCGCCGCTGCCGCCCTGCACGAAGCCCAGGTCGGCCTTGCCCTCGCGCAGCAGCCGCAGGTTGTCCGACGAGCCCTCGCTGGGCAGCAGCCGCACCTCGATGCCGTTGCCGGCCAGCGCCTTGGCGTAGCGCTTGCCGAATTCCTCGTACGCGCTTTGCGCCGGGCCGGTGGCCAGCGTCACGCGCTTGGGCGGATTCGGGTCGAGCCACCAGTAGGCCAGCACCAGCAGCGCCACGCTGAGCAGCGCGAACGGGCCGGCCGAGACCAGCAGGTCGCGCAGCGACAGCAGGGTGTAGCGGATGGCTTGGGGCATGGCCGGGGCTTTCATCGTGCGGCCGCGAGATCGGCGGCCGAGGGCAGGTGCAGCGCACCGATGCGCAGGCCCTGCGCGGCCCGCACCGCGTTCACCACGGCGCGCGCCGTGGCTTCGGCAAACAGGGTGCCCAGCGTCATCATGCCCAAGGTCTTACCCGAGGCGCCGGTGCCCAGCGAGAACAGCGTGTCGCCGTCGGACATCGTATGCACCGGGTTGATGCTGCGCGCCAGGCCGTCATGCGCCATCTGCGCCAGCTTGCGGGCCTGCACCTTGGTGATCACGGCATCGGTGGCGATCACGCCAATGGTGGTGTTGGTGCCGGCCAGCAGCGGCTTCGGCGCCACGCCGCGCAGCAGCGCGCGGCGCGTGTCGAACAGCTTGTTGCCGTTGGGTGTGCGGGCGCCGGCGATCACCTGCGCGGTGTCCGGGTCCACCACGTCGCCCAGGGCGTTGCAGGCGATCAGCGCGCCCACGGTCACGCCGTCCACCGTGACGGAGGCGGTGCCGATGCCGCCCTTCATCGCGCGGTCGATGCCGAAGATCTTGCCCACGGCCGCGCCCGCGCCCGCGCCCACGTTGCCCTCGGCCGGGCGGCGCGTCGAGGCGGCCTCGCAGGCCGCGTAGCCAGCGGCCGCATCGGGGCGGATGGCGGCGTCGCCGACCAGGATATCGAACAGCACGGCCGCCGGCACGATGGGCAGCCGGCCCACGCGCACGTCGAAGCCGACGCCGCGCTCCTCCAGCCAGCGCATCACGCCGCTGGCGGCGTCCAGGCCCCAGGCGCTGCCACCGGCCAGGGTGATGGCGTGCACGCGGTCCACCAGGTTCTCGGGCGCCAGCAGGTCGGTCTCGCGCGTGCCGGGCGCCGCGCCGCGCACGTCCACGCCCGCTACCGCACCCGCGCGTGTGAGGACCACGCTGCAGCCCGTGGGCCGGCGGGCATCGGTGAAATGGCCGACCTCGATGCCGGCGACATCGGTGATGGCGCCGCCGTGGCGGCGCGGGCGGCGGGCGGTGGATTCAGGCATTCAGGGCGCTGCTTTCTCAAGGTGGGTGACGGTGAACTGCCCATCTATCTTATCGGCGCGAAAGCGCACCGTGTCGCCGGCGGCGGCCA
This Variovorax terrae DNA region includes the following protein-coding sequences:
- a CDS encoding P1 family peptidase — encoded protein: MPESTARRPRRHGGAITDVAGIEVGHFTDARRPTGCSVVLTRAGAVAGVDVRGAAPGTRETDLLAPENLVDRVHAITLAGGSAWGLDAASGVMRWLEERGVGFDVRVGRLPIVPAAVLFDILVGDAAIRPDAAAGYAACEAASTRRPAEGNVGAGAGAAVGKIFGIDRAMKGGIGTASVTVDGVTVGALIACNALGDVVDPDTAQVIAGARTPNGNKLFDTRRALLRGVAPKPLLAGTNTTIGVIATDAVITKVQARKLAQMAHDGLARSINPVHTMSDGDTLFSLGTGASGKTLGMMTLGTLFAEATARAVVNAVRAAQGLRIGALHLPSAADLAAAR
- a CDS encoding DUF1631 family protein, whose product is MAIQDPHQMQQHAALYESCVSEAARRGKPLMHKLVDSTRLALHQRTGRVSDPHELSPVMESLRLLNKHEAMLVERYPEALKAAFAEAVSSGAARPAHTEAPSFDELELMDEAQVQESVELARAQQLALLASDAQLTELNALICAAQGLKTVQPDRNPLRPDVYVRTLLAVLKQTEVAASVRLRWMQYMGETLGQELADTYSELSIQLRSHRVVAAAYTVTQTAPPGSPAASRPPAAARSRDDVLLTVDQLRRLLAGELDGAQEPFAAQFAREFEGAGREAAVRPEFSPTVPAAFEALQEMKQVETVMQRLAVRNKAAEPARVPGTASAAAPSLGQSLGQEVVNLMVDNIAHDPRLLAPVQQVVRSLEPALLKLALIDPRFFSDKRHPARHLLEQVTQRSLAWGRVDAPGFSAFMEPLLQAVDALVEMPIGGAEPFSFALKSLEEAWDEQQGHERRQRDKAMQALMQAEQRNLLAEKLAAELRNRPDLLQAPAPMAAFLCGPWTQVMAQAKLADAGASADPGGYAGIINDLLWSAQPQLAHQHLARLTRLIPPLLDKLREGLRSIDYPRPLTHAFFETLMALHQQALKPTATPAAPPAAASTREELEARFSRTDGAIPWIAPTEAQHSGFMDTEEPPSTRPPFAATQPAFTAALLQPAPASRAAGIPLGAWVELLVQDRWVRTQLTWASPHGTLFMFTSVDGGTHSMTRRSLDTLLAEGRLQVVSGQAVVDGALDAVAQTAMRNSLDVML
- a CDS encoding TAXI family TRAP transporter solute-binding subunit; this encodes MPQAIRYTLLSLRDLLVSAGPFALLSVALLVLAYWWLDPNPPKRVTLATGPAQSAYEEFGKRYAKALAGNGIEVRLLPSEGSSDNLRLLREGKADLGFVQGGSGDVQADDENTLESLGSLFLEPVWLFYREDAARKATGSDAGLASLTQLQGLRLNVGTPGSGVPSLMAKLLEVNRIDAKNITLSQLEQTPATVAFLGGELDAIVFASAPEALMVQMLLQTPGVRLMDFPQSEAYSRRFAFLTPVVLPRGVVDLAADVPPQNVRLVASTTTLLARDGTHPALLQLFSQAAINLHGGAGWFNRAHEFPKAGQGEFPLSPEADRALRNGPPLLQRYLPFWLANLVERMWLVLGIIIAVLLPLSRIVPPLYQFRIRSRVFRWYAQLRDIEHRLEAGTGDPQDLLRELNNLESRAGHINVPLSYADELYALRNNIHLVRKKLLRA
- a CDS encoding DUF1631 family protein; this encodes MKVSLKRRFGVADDPGALRPSLQDCLEAVLLQADSLIDSVLDSLAVPIERARKAAERGERPAPDLAALRQLVSQRAAVRQSFSAHLRQAIYGGGGVEAQARGLVRFEDLQLFEEAQLDESIELARAMQEVAASVDEVLPALDALMSTLLGWITVQPQINPLRPELFVRALRECIAEQVDDAQGRSAAIVPAAGRMGVSLRLLYRDLSDWLRSHGVEPASQGAPVITSGKAAAEPSSVARTLLTLDRLRRLLSGELDDAPGLAGRSPQDFMHTVPASVEALQDMKQVEAMVQRLSKRPREPGGAAGPNGRRRPPLDGKQLGKQVGEEVARMMLDKLMEDERLLPSVRDLLQALEPVLLHLTKADARFFSDRQHPARRFLDRVTHRSLAYATERDEGFRRFLQSMEDAVVSISEQPEGQASVTFAHALQQLEAQWARQDKAQHQRQEEAARALMHAEQRNLLAQRLAGEFRERTHDKEVPAFVVDFLCGPWAQVVAESQLSCTDGRNDPEGFMALVEELLWSVQPRLVRRQRSRLVGLIPALLAGLRQGLQRIGYPAERITPLFDQLIALHEALLQEDAPAASAQPAPVPEEAVWLAEREASESGYLAADSVMPVEPPAVAPEAADEIAPAPAAAGELSIGAWIELMLEGQWVRAQLSWASPHRTLFMFISRGGLAHSMSRRTMERLRAQGLMRVVADEHVVDHALDAVAQAALRNTLDKT